Part of the Photobacterium sp. DA100 genome is shown below.
GGTATTGATGTCACCGTGAACTGTGTTGCTCACTTCACCGAATACCATCGCTTTACAGCCTGCCGCTTTCAGCAGTTTGATGTGATCCTGCATGGCTGCAATTTCTTCTTCCGCCGTCAGCGTCATCAAGTTACCGCTGTACCAGCCAGATGCCAGAACCAGACCGTGTTTCTCTAGAAGAGGGATAAGTACTTCTGGCTCGCGAGGGTATTTGGTACCTAGCTCAGTACCGGTAAAACCTGCTTCAGCCATTTCGCTCAAACATGTCTCCAATGGGATCTCGCCACCCAGTTCTGGCATATCATCGTTAGTCCAAGTCAGTGGGCTGATTCCGTATTTCACATTGCTCATGTTTGTTCTCCAACAATAACTTAAATAAAAAATTTAACGTGATGAGATGATTCGCGAACGCTCTGGATTATGCTTTTTTCACATCCGGACAAAGGACCTCGTGCCCTTCACCGTTCGCTTAACTTGGAAATCACTATAACCAAAAAACACAAAATGAAAAATATTTTTCGATCACTGAAAAGCATTTCACTTTTTTGAAAAAAACAGAAAAAAACCAGTCCCCATGCGGCTTCAAGCCGTTTCTTGAGCAAGATCACACATTGCAAATATCAATTAAAATCAACAATTTATACAAAACACCAAGTGTGAAAAATATTTTTCTTTATTTGATCCAGATATCATTTACGAATAAAAGGCTCTCTTGGGTGTAGCCGGGAGGTGACTATCTCCATATGATAAAACCATCACCTTATGAAAAAATATTTTCAAAGCACCATATAACTACTACAGATAAAAGGGTGAAATAAAACAGCCGATACTCATACCCTACAGTAATCAGCGTATCGGACCGCTACCCAACTCATGCTTATTCGATGGTTGAGCGAGAGAAGGGGGAATAAATCAAGGAGCAACACATGTCACCCACAACCGCGGCCGAGGCCCGAAAACATAATTTTGCTTACATTATTCGAATCTGTTGTATCGCAGCCCTAGGGGGAATTTTATTAGGTTATGATACCGCTGTTATTTCAGGCGCTATTGGTCCTATCAGAGAGCACTTTGGCTTAACCCCGGCACAAACCGGTTGGGCAGTATCAAGTGTTGTTCTAGGTAGTATTATCGGTGCCGTCAGCGCCGGTTGGTCCGCTTTAAAATACGGACGTCGTAACACCCTCTTCATCGCCGCCATCCTCTTTATGATCTCCGCCATTGGTTCTGCACTGGCAACCACCTTCTCGTTCTACGTCATACTTCGCATCGTTGGTGGTGTCGCAGTAGGCTTGGCCTGTGTGGTGTCACCTATGTACATGTCCGAGGTGGCACCGAAAGACTTCCGTGGCCGCGCCGTGAGTATGTTCCAGCAGTCTGCTGTTGTGGGTCAGACCGGTGTTTTCTATGTTAACTACCTGATTGCAAAAGGAATGAGTGAAGCATGGCTGGTTGATATGGGCTGGCGCTGGATGCTGGGTTCCGAGGTGATCCCTGCTGCGCTGTTTGCCGGCCTTCTGTTCCTGATCCCTGAGTCGCCACGTTGGTTGGTACTTAAAGGCAAGCTCGATCAAGCCAAGGAAACCCTGTCCCGCATCTCCAACCCGAAGCATGCTGACCAGCTGATCGGCGAGATCCAGGCGTCACTGGCTGATTCCAATCAGCCGGGCAAAAAACAAGTTAGCCTGCGCTCGCCACTGCTGTTCGCTATCTTGGTGATCGGTACCTTTGTCGCTGCCGCCCAGCAGCTAACCGGTATCAACGTCATCATGTACTACACACCGGAAATCCTAAGGCCGATTACCGGTAGTACTGAGAATGCCCTGTTCCAGACCACCTTCGTCGGTATTGTCTTCATCCTGGGTAACGCCTTGGGGATGTACCTGATTGACAAAGTCGGCCGCCTGCCACTGATGAAATACGGTACGTTTGGCTGTGCAGTAGGTATGACGGTAGTTGGCTACGTGCTTTACACCGGTACTGAAGGTTACGCGGCATTGTTTGCTCTGTGTCTGTACGTTGTATCGTACGCAACCTCTTGGGGCTGTGCGTGCTGGACCATGATCTCTGAAATCTTCCCGAACAGTATCCGCTCCCGAGCGATGGCTATCGCGGTAGGTGCCCAGTGGTTCACCGGCTTCCTGGTAACCCAGTCGTTCCCAATGCTGAACGAAAATGCCTTCCTAAAAGAACACTTCAACGGCGCCTTCAGCTTCTGGCTATTCGCAGTGCTGTCGATAATCTGTATGTTCGTCGTGGTCAAATATGTACCTGAGACCAAAGGCGTCAGCCTGGAGAAAATGGAAGAAGCAATGGCGAAGAAACTTGGCAAGAAAGTCACTGCGACTACTGGAGCCGAGGCCAACGCCAACGCCTAGTCCACTCGCTCCACCCGATTCCAATTGCTCCACATTTGGATGACAAACAGGCTTACCGAGAGGTAAGCCTGTTTTTTTATTGCGGGAGCTTCAGTTTGCAGGGGGGAGCTTTTCGCAAGGATTTAGCTTTGCAGCATCAGCTGGATATCCGGCGCTTTGTTGAGACACGCTTTGACCAGATCCGACTGCTGAGGCACAAGCCCTTCCCTTTTGTAATACATATAGAGCGGCAAAACCAAGTTCACTTCTTCGACCGGCACACAAACACAGTTATCCTGGGCAATAAATTTGATGCACTTGGGAGCAATGGAGATCCCCAGCCCCGAAGAGACAGAGGTCACTAGGTGGCGCATGTTATCCGGGTGGCAGTTTATATTGGGCGAGAAGCCATGTTCCTGACACAACAGCAAGATATGCTCATACATCTCAGTCCACTCATTGGGCCTAAACAGGATAAACCGCTCGTTACGAAGCTCACTCAGAGTCAACGTCTTGCGCTCGGCCAGCAGGTGGTTGAGCGGCAAAATCGCCATTAGCCGGTCGGAGTAGATCTTCTCTACCATAAACTGCTTACCGTCCAGTTTTGGCTGGCGGCGGGAAAAGGCGATATCAATCTTGTGCTCGGTTAATGCCTGATACTGCTCATCAGCAGTCATTTCAAACAGGTTAGTCTGAATGTTGGGGTTTGAGGCCATAAAGTTGCTCAGCAAGTGCGGCAGGAAAAATGAGCAAGCCGTCGCCAAATAGCCGATATTGATCTGGCACTCCCCTTGTTCGGTGGTCTGTCCCACCAGCGATTTTACCCTCTGGTCATTGGCAATAATATTCAGCGCTTCAGGTAGCAGTGCTTCACCTGCCTTCGTGAGCTCAACCTGATGGGTCGTTCGTTGGAACAGCTTCACACCCAGTTCATTTTCCAGCTCGGACACATGGCGCGACACCGTTGGCTGCACCGTATGCAACTCCCGTGCAGCAGCGGAAAAATTCTTTAATTTCGCAACGGTTATGAAAGTTCTGAGTGTTTTTATATCCATCCAACTGCTCATTCATCATTTGTATTATTGTTATACATTAATATCATTTCCCCAGATTGATAAGGGTCTCTATAGTGAAACGTGTATCAGGTCTCATTACCCGCATGGTTACTAGCACCAGAACAACTTCAAAAGGGATGAGACATCTCAACGTTGCCTTATATCACCTTTGCCCTATCACAATAGGAACCTACAAATATGGATATCGATATTCTTGTCGTACTCGTGTACTTCGTCTTTTTGATGAGCCTCGGCTGGGTCTTCCGCTCCGCAGCCGCCAATACCAGTGAATACTTCCGCGGAGGCGGCCGGATGCTGTGGTGGATGGTCGGCTCCAGTGCGTTCATGATGGCTCTGAGCGCCATGACCTTTACCGGCCTGATGGGTAAAGCGCTAACTAGCGGCATGTCTGTGGGTGTGGTCTTTATTGCCAACGCCCTCGGCTATTTCTGTAACTACCTCTTCTTTGCCGCCAAAGCGCGCCAAATGCGTGTGATCAGCCCACTGCAAGGTGTAAGACTGCGCCTGGGTAAAGTGAACGAGCAGGTTTTCACCTGGGCCAACGTGCCACTCAGCGTCCTGCAGGCGGCTATCTGGCTAAACGGTCTAGCCGTATTTACCAGTGCCGTTGTCGGGGTACCGCTTGAGCAAACCATCATCGGTGCCGGTCTGGTTGTGCTGTTCATGTCACTGGTCGGCGGCAGCTGGGCGGTTATCGCATCAGACTTTATGCAGATGATCATCATTACCGTGATGACATTCGTGGCTGCCATGGTAGCGATTTGGAAATCAGGTGGTGTTGGCAACCTGCTTGAAGTAGGCCTGCCAACCCAGCAGCTGATCGGTGACGGCTACAGCTACACCCACCTGTTCGTTGGCTGGTTTATCTGTATCTTCATCAAGCAGTTCTTCAGCACCAACAACATGGTTGACTCTTACCGCTTCATTGCCTCGAAAGATACCAAGAACGCCCGTAAGGCAGCCCTTCTTGCCTGCTCGCTGATGATCTTAGGCCCAATGATCTGGTTCCTGCCAGCCTGGTTTGTTGCCGGCAACTACCCGGATGTGGCGACTTGGGGCTTGGAAGGTCTGGGCGACAAGGTAGCCGATGCGACTTACTACATCTTTGTCAGCCGTGAAATGCCAGTCGGTATGGTTGGCCTAATGCTGGCGGCCATGTTCGCAGCTACCATGTCTTCAATGGACTCTGCCCTGAACCGTAACGCCGGTATCATCCTGAAAAGTGTTTACGAGCCTTACTTCTGTAAAGACTTCTCTGAAAAGCACCTGATGATGGCCAGTAAGATCCTAACTGCGGTATTTGGAGTTGTGATCATCGTAACCGGTCTATTCCTGACCTCGCTAAAAGAGTTCGGCCTGTTTGACCTGATGATGCTGGTCGGTACATTGGTTGGCTTCCCGGTGCTTATTCCTTCCATCATGTGTTTCTTTATCCGCAAGACACCGGACTGGTCAGGCTGGGGCACAATCCTTGTCGGTATGGGCGTGTCAGCCATCATCGCCTTCGGTATCACACCACAAGCCATTGAAGCGGTTCTGGGCCTAGATGCACCAATAAGCGCCCGTGAGTTTGCCGAAATGAAGTCTGTCACCCTAGGAGTGATCGGCCACATGTCTATTACCCTGCCATTCTTTGTCCTATCGCGCTTCTTCTACAAGGAGCCATCACCAGAGCGTGCAGCGGAAATCAACAAGTTCTTCAACAACATCGATACTGAAGTGGTGGTTGAAGATACAGAAGCGAGCATCCGCATGGATAACAAACAGCACGACATGCTGGGCAAGATGCTGCTAACGGCAGCGGTATTCCTCGCCTCACTGGCCCTTGTGCCTAACCCATTGTGGGGCCGCGCACTGTTCCTATTGGTTGCCTCGATTGTCGGCTTTATCGGCTTCCTGCTACTGCGCTCCAAGCGCAAGCTAGATGAAGCAACCAATGCCAAGCTGGCAACCAACTAAACGGTTTATCAAATTCTTTTGAACAACCAGTTATTTGAACAACTTGAGATAGGAGCACCTTGCTCCTATCTCTTTTCGGGAGACAAACATGTCAGTACAACAACGTTTTGGGGGCGAACTCAGCGAAGAAGAATTCAAAAAATTCACGCTCTACACCACCCAAAGCAACAACTTCGAGGATGACAATACCCGTGCCCAAATCCTCGGCTTCCAAAACGAAGGGGTACGCATTGCCCCGGGCGCTATCGTCCGCATCGGCGACAACCAAATTGCCAAGAACAGTTATATCGGCCTGTATAGCTACATCAACGGCGACGTCTCCATCGGCGAGAACGTGTTGATTGGCCCGCATGTCTCTATCGTGGCATCCAATCACTTATTCGACCCCGCTTCCGGCCACTTCAGCGACCGCAGTTGCCTAGAAAAAGGCAAAGTTATTATCGAAGACGGCGTTTGGCTGACATCCGGTGTGGTGATCACGCCCGGTGTCACCGTTGGCAAATCAGCCTTGGTCTGTGCCAACGCGGTCGTTACCCGCAACGTCGCCCCGCATGCGATTGTGGCAGGCTCGCCTGCCAAGCAGATCGGGGAAATCAACCCGCAAAGCGGCGAATACATCTGGTACAACAAGGAGGTATAATATGCTGTCTCTACGCCGAACCCATGACTTCCAAAAATTTGTGACGCCGGAGCAAAATAAATCTGCGCGTATTAACCCACCGAGTTTCAACTGGCCGCAGTCAGACTACCAAGCCACCTACAGCATCGAACTGGAGCATGTCGAAAAGCAACTGCAATGGCGCTGGGAGAATGCCAACTCACCGTTCCGCCTGCCATTCCTATTATCTTCAGGCCAATACCGCTGGCGGGTACAGGACACCGACAATAACACCTCGCAGTGGATGACGTTTTCCATTGACAGCCAGAGCGAAAAATACCTGCCGCCAAGTGCCATGGAGCTGTTCGAGTTGTGCAGCAAACACCAGCAGTTTTTGATGTATTTTGACCAGGATATCCCGAGCGTTCGTGATTTTTCAGCGCAGTCTTATCAGAAATTCCAAAACACGGCGAAGCTGGTTGATATTGATGCCATCAGATACCCGACGCATTACCGCCGCGGCCAGGAAGAAGGCAAGCGCACAGCCATTGCCAACGTGCGCAAATGGATTGATCGCGATTTGATGGCCCTGACCCTGCTCTACAAAATTTGGGGCGAGCAAGACAGTGGCGAACTCGCGGTACAACTGTTGTTACGACTGGCGGAATGGAGCCCGGAAGGCCCGGCTTCACTATTGCGCCCTTGCACCTGGGGCGACGAGGTCGGCCTCTCTCTGGCCCGCAATTTGTATCTTGCTTATCACTGGCTGGCACCGCTGCTGACCGACAGCGAAAAAGACTTTATCAAACCGATGCTGGTTCGCATTGCCTATCAAATGGAACAGCGGTTAGAGCAAGATCAGTTCAAGCAGTTCCCAGGCCATTCGCACACTTCCCGCTTGCCTGCTTACCTGGGTGTCGCGGCACTGGCACTCCATAAAGAATATGATGAGCAGGTGTGCGAGCGCTGGCTCAACTACGCCCTGATGATCTACCAGAGTGTATTGCCATTTTATGGAGGCGAAGATGGCAGTTGGGCGGAAGGGCCATTCTACTCATCGTCTTACAGCAAGTGGCACCACCCTTTCTTCCTTTCGGTTGAACGGCTAAGCGGGTTCTCTTTCTATGACCACCCGTTTTACAAAAGCTACTGCCAGTTTGCGATGGACTTTGTGGCACCCGAACAAGATATCCACCCGTTCGGTGACGGCTTCTGGTGCAAGCGCGATGGTCGCGAGTGGCCGGGCTTTTTTGCCCAGAACCCGCTGCGGATCTACGCCGAGCGTTTCGGTGACGAGCACGCCCGTGAAACCTGCAAGCAACTAGAAGCCAAAATCGAGGTATTCCACCTGCATTTGCTGGATGTCGTCCCTACGGTTAAGCAATTGGCCTATGCTGAGAATAATACGCCCCATGTAAAGGGCATAGATGAAAAAGGCATAGATAATGCTGACTTGGATAACAAAGAAACGCTATATAGCCAATACTATGCCTTTGCCGGGCTTGGCAAAATGCAGGCGAATGAACTGGCGCTTTACTACCGGGCGAGCCAATTTGGCAACAGCTCACACCGTCATGCCGACCAGGGAAATTTTGCCTTGTTTGATGACGGAGAAAGCATCCTGACCCCAAGCGGCAGCTACGGCTATCGGTTTGGCAGCGGCCACCACAGCCAGTGGACCCGCACCACCCAGGCCCATAACTTGCCACTCTTTGCAGGTAAGGGAGGTGATAAAGGCCAAATCCTTGATAACGAGGCTGCGACTGCCAAAGTACTGCGCCAAGAGCAAGGCATGGGCTGGAGCCTGGTTCAACTCGAGCTGGCGCTTGCCTATGAGGACACCCGCCGTTACAGCCGTACCCTGATTATGGTAGACGGCAAGGGAGTGCTGATCTGCGATCAGATCTCGCTGTACGAGGCGAAGCCAGTCCAGTGGCGGTTGCATTCCCCGCTTGATGTATTTGCTGATGGCCAGCACGTTAACCTCGCAGGACAAGGCTGTAATTATCAGGTTAGCTTGCCAAGCCATGACCAAATCAGCCCACAGCTATCTTTTGGCTATGACAATGACACCTCACACGATGAAGAGGTGATCTCCGATGCCAGTAAGCACATGTACCACCTAGAGTGGACGTTGCCAGAGCAACAAGAGCACCTGATTGTCTCTTGCTGTGAGAAGCAGCCTATCGCCCATCAGCTCGGTAGCAACCAAACGCTGACAATATTCACCAGCGAAGACACCATTATCATCGACTTCAATAACGACAGTGTGGATATCCAACAAGCTGAGGAGAAAGTCGCGGTTGGCTAAGGTTTAGTTTACACAAAGAGAAAACCCCACCAGATTTTCATCCGGTGGGGTTACTTTTATTCAATTACCTAAAAATGATAGTTAACTGTACTTCACTTCGAGATTAGTCTGGATTCTATCCAACTCATCACCGTTTAGAAGATACATCTTGTTGTAGATAAAGTAAGAAACCAAACATAGTAGTGCTGGTGCCAAATAGATGAACTGTAAACCCATCGTTGTTGCTTCGGACTGAATTTGATTCGGCACATAACCGATAAGTGTTAGTGAAATCCCCACCAGGAACCCCGTTAAAGCACCCGAGCATTTACTTACCAGTGTATTGACAGAATACAGCACGCTTTCAGAACGAACGCCATGCTTATCATCACCATAGTCAACAGTATCCGCAACCATAACTAATACAATCAGCCAATATAATGCAGAAGACAAACCATTAAATATGCCAGCCAAGGCAACAAGTGCGGTAGATGTTGGAGCGAAGTTGGCGGTAACGTAAAGGGTAATAGCGGCCATTAAAGGCATCAGTAGTGAGCAGTTAAATAAACGCTTACGCCCAAACTTATTGACTAACGGTTTAAATACCACCAATGATGCTACACCAAATATTCCTCCCCATAGCATTGAAATGGAAAACAACTTTGAGTCACCCAATACATATTGGAAAAAATAAAGGTTGAGGCCATTCATCAAATTCACTGCAACGTTATAGAACAGTGCCATCACAATCAATGCAAGGAATTGGTCATTTTTGAATATGGCGGTACGGGCACTCTTCAAATCAAACCTGCTTGCCGCCTCGGGATCTTCCTCAAAATTCTGCTTCGTCCAGATACAGGTGATCACCGCACTGGCCACAGCCAGGATAGCGGCAATAACGCCGAACATCATATAGCCTAACCCCTGATCGCCGCCACCTAGATGATTAACCGCATAAACACCAGCACCACCGGCCAGGTAACTCGCCCCAGTGGCGAATAATCGAGGGTAAGGCATCAATCCCTCTCGCTCTGACTTATCCAACGTGATAGTAGGTACTAACGACCAAAATGGCGCATCCAACATAGTGTAGGTCATCCCCCACGCAATATAAGTAACAGCTATGAATACTAGTTGAGTCGTACCTTCAAGCGTATGGGCCGAAAACAGTGCGATGATACATACAGCATTTAGGATATTCCCAATCAGGATCCATGGCTTGTATCGGCCCCATCGCGTTTTGGTTTTCGCCACAATGTACCCCATCATAGGGTCATTGACGGTATCCCATATTCTCGCAATCAAAAACACCGTTCCGATAAAAGCCGCGGAGACACCTACGACATCGGTATAATAAAAGAACAGAAAGACATTAATAACATTTAAGCCGAAGTCTTTACCAAAACCGCCCAGACCAAAACTTATCTTTGTACTTAAATTAACTTTATTACTTATAGCATTAATCATAGCGTTACCTATTATAGTTAGATACTAGATGTTGCTTTCGTTAGATATTGGATTTTTCAATCTTTAAATAACCTGATTTGGGAACAGGTATTT
Proteins encoded:
- a CDS encoding sugar porter family MFS transporter yields the protein MSPTTAAEARKHNFAYIIRICCIAALGGILLGYDTAVISGAIGPIREHFGLTPAQTGWAVSSVVLGSIIGAVSAGWSALKYGRRNTLFIAAILFMISAIGSALATTFSFYVILRIVGGVAVGLACVVSPMYMSEVAPKDFRGRAVSMFQQSAVVGQTGVFYVNYLIAKGMSEAWLVDMGWRWMLGSEVIPAALFAGLLFLIPESPRWLVLKGKLDQAKETLSRISNPKHADQLIGEIQASLADSNQPGKKQVSLRSPLLFAILVIGTFVAAAQQLTGINVIMYYTPEILRPITGSTENALFQTTFVGIVFILGNALGMYLIDKVGRLPLMKYGTFGCAVGMTVVGYVLYTGTEGYAALFALCLYVVSYATSWGCACWTMISEIFPNSIRSRAMAIAVGAQWFTGFLVTQSFPMLNENAFLKEHFNGAFSFWLFAVLSIICMFVVVKYVPETKGVSLEKMEEAMAKKLGKKVTATTGAEANANA
- a CDS encoding LysR family transcriptional regulator — translated: MDIKTLRTFITVAKLKNFSAAARELHTVQPTVSRHVSELENELGVKLFQRTTHQVELTKAGEALLPEALNIIANDQRVKSLVGQTTEQGECQINIGYLATACSFFLPHLLSNFMASNPNIQTNLFEMTADEQYQALTEHKIDIAFSRRQPKLDGKQFMVEKIYSDRLMAILPLNHLLAERKTLTLSELRNERFILFRPNEWTEMYEHILLLCQEHGFSPNINCHPDNMRHLVTSVSSGLGISIAPKCIKFIAQDNCVCVPVEEVNLVLPLYMYYKREGLVPQQSDLVKACLNKAPDIQLMLQS
- a CDS encoding transporter, which encodes MDIDILVVLVYFVFLMSLGWVFRSAAANTSEYFRGGGRMLWWMVGSSAFMMALSAMTFTGLMGKALTSGMSVGVVFIANALGYFCNYLFFAAKARQMRVISPLQGVRLRLGKVNEQVFTWANVPLSVLQAAIWLNGLAVFTSAVVGVPLEQTIIGAGLVVLFMSLVGGSWAVIASDFMQMIIITVMTFVAAMVAIWKSGGVGNLLEVGLPTQQLIGDGYSYTHLFVGWFICIFIKQFFSTNNMVDSYRFIASKDTKNARKAALLACSLMILGPMIWFLPAWFVAGNYPDVATWGLEGLGDKVADATYYIFVSREMPVGMVGLMLAAMFAATMSSMDSALNRNAGIILKSVYEPYFCKDFSEKHLMMASKILTAVFGVVIIVTGLFLTSLKEFGLFDLMMLVGTLVGFPVLIPSIMCFFIRKTPDWSGWGTILVGMGVSAIIAFGITPQAIEAVLGLDAPISAREFAEMKSVTLGVIGHMSITLPFFVLSRFFYKEPSPERAAEINKFFNNIDTEVVVEDTEASIRMDNKQHDMLGKMLLTAAVFLASLALVPNPLWGRALFLLVASIVGFIGFLLLRSKRKLDEATNAKLATN
- a CDS encoding acyltransferase produces the protein MSVQQRFGGELSEEEFKKFTLYTTQSNNFEDDNTRAQILGFQNEGVRIAPGAIVRIGDNQIAKNSYIGLYSYINGDVSIGENVLIGPHVSIVASNHLFDPASGHFSDRSCLEKGKVIIEDGVWLTSGVVITPGVTVGKSALVCANAVVTRNVAPHAIVAGSPAKQIGEINPQSGEYIWYNKEV
- a CDS encoding heparinase II/III family protein, whose translation is MLSLRRTHDFQKFVTPEQNKSARINPPSFNWPQSDYQATYSIELEHVEKQLQWRWENANSPFRLPFLLSSGQYRWRVQDTDNNTSQWMTFSIDSQSEKYLPPSAMELFELCSKHQQFLMYFDQDIPSVRDFSAQSYQKFQNTAKLVDIDAIRYPTHYRRGQEEGKRTAIANVRKWIDRDLMALTLLYKIWGEQDSGELAVQLLLRLAEWSPEGPASLLRPCTWGDEVGLSLARNLYLAYHWLAPLLTDSEKDFIKPMLVRIAYQMEQRLEQDQFKQFPGHSHTSRLPAYLGVAALALHKEYDEQVCERWLNYALMIYQSVLPFYGGEDGSWAEGPFYSSSYSKWHHPFFLSVERLSGFSFYDHPFYKSYCQFAMDFVAPEQDIHPFGDGFWCKRDGREWPGFFAQNPLRIYAERFGDEHARETCKQLEAKIEVFHLHLLDVVPTVKQLAYAENNTPHVKGIDEKGIDNADLDNKETLYSQYYAFAGLGKMQANELALYYRASQFGNSSHRHADQGNFALFDDGESILTPSGSYGYRFGSGHHSQWTRTTQAHNLPLFAGKGGDKGQILDNEAATAKVLRQEQGMGWSLVQLELALAYEDTRRYSRTLIMVDGKGVLICDQISLYEAKPVQWRLHSPLDVFADGQHVNLAGQGCNYQVSLPSHDQISPQLSFGYDNDTSHDEEVISDASKHMYHLEWTLPEQQEHLIVSCCEKQPIAHQLGSNQTLTIFTSEDTIIIDFNNDSVDIQQAEEKVAVG
- the melB gene encoding melibiose:sodium transporter MelB produces the protein MINAISNKVNLSTKISFGLGGFGKDFGLNVINVFLFFYYTDVVGVSAAFIGTVFLIARIWDTVNDPMMGYIVAKTKTRWGRYKPWILIGNILNAVCIIALFSAHTLEGTTQLVFIAVTYIAWGMTYTMLDAPFWSLVPTITLDKSEREGLMPYPRLFATGASYLAGGAGVYAVNHLGGGDQGLGYMMFGVIAAILAVASAVITCIWTKQNFEEDPEAASRFDLKSARTAIFKNDQFLALIVMALFYNVAVNLMNGLNLYFFQYVLGDSKLFSISMLWGGIFGVASLVVFKPLVNKFGRKRLFNCSLLMPLMAAITLYVTANFAPTSTALVALAGIFNGLSSALYWLIVLVMVADTVDYGDDKHGVRSESVLYSVNTLVSKCSGALTGFLVGISLTLIGYVPNQIQSEATTMGLQFIYLAPALLCLVSYFIYNKMYLLNGDELDRIQTNLEVKYS